The sequence CGTTTTTCTTAGTTAATGCTTAGACGCATTTGTTTTCCCAAAAGTTCGCGAGATGGGAAGGCGTCAGATCTTTCACTTTCTTAGCCGCTTCATCACCGAAGAAGGTAACATGGCTTTTGATCCGGAACGGACACACCGTCGCATCACCGGCGTCCCCTGGTCCGGTCTACTCTTCCTACCCGGTCGTACCGAGCCCGTTGGCGATAGCATTGACGGTCAGCAACAGCTTCAATAGCAGATCCTCATTCTCGGCCCCCCGACCCGCTCGCCATTCTCGAAGCAGATCGACCTGCTGATGGTGAAGCCGGTTGAGCCCTTCCTGGCGCAGGTTCAAAAACTGCTGCACATTGGGCCGCTTCTCCGCCAGCGAACCGGAGTAGATGCACTCAAGCATTCGGCGCGTCCGATCGTACTCGTCTTCGACCTTTGTCATGACACGCCTGCGGAGGTCGTGGTCTTCCACGAGTCCGGCATACTGCCGCATAATCTCTGGATTCGCCGTGGCCAGGCTCGTCGCGACGTTGCTGATGATGTAGTGCAGCGGCGACCAGATGAAGTTCTGCTCCTTCACCGTCTCGAATGCATCCGGGTGTTCGTTCTGCAGCCACTCCAGTGCCGTCCCGGTGCCGTACCAACCCGACAGGTAAAAGCGGGCCTGACTCCAGCTGAACACCCACGGAATCGCCCGCAGGTCGGCGATGGTCTGCTTGCCTGTTCGGCGTGCCGGACGCGACCCGATCCGGCTGGCTTCGATTGCGTCGATCGGCGTCGCCTTCCGGAAGAACGGGACGAATCCATCTGTATGGATGAGACGCTGGTATGCCGCGCGGCTCTTCGCTGCCATGTCGTCGAGCGTCGACTCCAGTGCGTGCTTCTTTTTTCGAGTATGACGCTGCCGAGCCGTGGCGCCGGTGGTGCCGGCGATCAGCAACTCGAGGTGGTAGGCGGCATTCAGCCGGTTCGCATACTTCTGTGCAATCGTTTCGCCCTGTTCGGTGAGTCGCAGATCTCCCTGAAGCGAGGAGTGCGGGAGCGCGTTAATGAATCGGTGCGTCGGTCCGGCGCCCCGGCTGATCGTTCCTCCGCGTCCGTGGAAGAAACGAACACGCACGCCGTGCTCTCTTCCGACACTGGCGAGGGCATCCTGCCCACGATAGAGATTCCACAGACTCGAGACGATGCCGCCGTCCTTGTTGCTGTCACTGTACCCGATCATCACCTGCTGCACGGGCTCGGTGGTGCCTTGCTCCTCCTGAAGGTGGGCGAGACTCCGCTGCGTAAGCGAGTGCGATAGGAAATCGTCCAGGATGTCCGGCGCGTTGTGCAGGTCGTCGATTGTCTCGAAGAGTGGCACAACCGGGAGGCGACACACGAGCCCGTCCTCCGTCTGCGCTGTCAGACCGGTCTCACGCGCCAGGAGGTACACCACGAGGAGATCCGAAAGGCTCCGCGTCATACTTATGATGAGCGCCCCAATTCCATGCGGACCGTACTGTTTGATGTACCACGACACCTCTCGATAGGCATCGAGAACCGCCTGCGCCTGCGGCCCGAGCTCCATGTCCGGGTGCGTCAGCGGGCGCGGCGAGGACAGCTCCTCATTTAGAAAGTTGAGGCGCTGAGCCTCATCCCACTCGAGAAACGCCTCACCGTCCATGCCAGCCGCCGACATGAGCTGGGCGACGGCCTCATCGTGAAACTGGCTGTTCTGCCGGATGTCGAGTGCGGCCAGATGGAACCCAAACGTCTGAACGGTTCGCAAGACAGGATCAAGATCACGGTGCGCGATGCGATCTGCCTTGACGGCCAGAAGCTGCTCCCGCAGAAAAGACAGGTCGTCTTCGAGTGCATCGGCTGCGTCGTAGGCCTGCGGATGATCGGACAGCGCCCCATCCTCGATCGGAAGACGTGCGATCATCAGGTTGACGAACTGACGCCACGGTTCGTCCGGATTCCGCTCCACCGCATGCCGCCCTCTTTTCCCAAGGGCATTGGCGACCGCCTCGACCTTTGCGTGGAGAGGCTCCGGCGGATCTTGCAGGAACTCCGACAGGCTGAGCCGCCGCGTTAGGTCCGTCAGCTTTTCCTTGAGAAGCTGCAGCGCGTTGATCCGAAGCTCAGCGAGCGTTTCGCGCGTGGTGTCGGACGTGACGAGCGGGTGTCCGTCCCGGTCGCCTCCCACCCAGTTGCCGAAGCGGAGACTCGGCTGACCATCCGGACGATCCAGAAGGTCCGCATCGAAATCCATCTCGTCCCACGCCACCCTCAGCCGGCGATCCAACTCCGGGAGGGCGTCGGGGAAGACATTGCGGAGGTAATGAATGACGTTGCGCCGCTCCGACGCCAGATCTGGCTTTTCCAAATAAATCTCGCCGGTCCGCCAGAGGCGCTCGAGCTCCAACTTCATCGACTCCCGAATTTCGCGGCGCTCGGACGGCGTCCACATGTCGTTTTCGCGCTCCACGAGCAGCAGGTATATCCGGCGGTGATGCTCCAATACAGTTGCCCGTTTGGCTTCCGTCGGGTGCGCGGTGAGGACGGGCTCCACCCGCACATCCTCGAGTACCTCCGCGATCTCTTCGCCCGATAGGCCTCGCTCCTTGAGGCGCTGTAGATTTTGCTGCCACAGGCCCGAGACGTTGGCCAGTTTGCCCTCATGCTCAAGGCGACGCCGAAGCTGGACCGCCGCATTTTCCTCGACCATGCTCAGGAGTTGAAACGCGATCGAGTAGCTCTGCGCGGTCCGCCGTGGGCGGCTCGTCTTTCCGGCCGACTCGCCCTGTTCGCTCCAGGGCAACCGCTGAGCGAGTTTCTCTTCGCCGAGCTCCCGCAACACCTCGCGGAAACAATCCATCACAAACTGCAGATCCTGATGAATCTTCTCCGCGCTCTCTTTAAGCCGTGTACGGGGAATCATGGGCTCGGTCGCGTCTTGAATCGAGGGCATGTGAGTCGTTCGAATCGACCGTTTATCTCCCCCGTTCCGCCCGTAGCGCGACGCGTTCGTATCTTAACGTGGAGGCTATGCAAACTGGATTCCTTCACCGGAATACACCTTGCGACGTGACAAGCAGAGCGACTCAGAAGTTTTCCTACATCAACGGTTTCCGTTGTCCATGTCAGCCGCGATGAGCCAGCGGCCGTCCGGTCCCCGCTCCAGCGTGAGAATGAACTTGCCCGCATCCGGCCACTTCGGCGTCGACGTGTAGCCTCCCACAATGTAGGCGACCGACCCGGATTCTTCGTACGATAGCGCACGCAGGTGCAGCCGCCCGCCGGACTCCCGGTAGGCCTCTTCGATGGCCTCGCGTCCCCGCACCGGCGGGTGACCGGGCCGTAGCACGAACCCATCCTCCGTAAAGAGCACCGCCAGAGCCTGCGCGTCGTGATTGCGCCATGCCTGCTCGTAGTCGCGGAGCACACGGTCGAACTCGGGCGGTAGCGTGATGGACGCGTGTTGGTTCGTCGCCGAGGAATCCGCCTCCTGGGAGAACGCAGTAGACACC comes from Longibacter salinarum and encodes:
- a CDS encoding phosphoenolpyruvate carboxylase; its protein translation is MPSIQDATEPMIPRTRLKESAEKIHQDLQFVMDCFREVLRELGEEKLAQRLPWSEQGESAGKTSRPRRTAQSYSIAFQLLSMVEENAAVQLRRRLEHEGKLANVSGLWQQNLQRLKERGLSGEEIAEVLEDVRVEPVLTAHPTEAKRATVLEHHRRIYLLLVERENDMWTPSERREIRESMKLELERLWRTGEIYLEKPDLASERRNVIHYLRNVFPDALPELDRRLRVAWDEMDFDADLLDRPDGQPSLRFGNWVGGDRDGHPLVTSDTTRETLAELRINALQLLKEKLTDLTRRLSLSEFLQDPPEPLHAKVEAVANALGKRGRHAVERNPDEPWRQFVNLMIARLPIEDGALSDHPQAYDAADALEDDLSFLREQLLAVKADRIAHRDLDPVLRTVQTFGFHLAALDIRQNSQFHDEAVAQLMSAAGMDGEAFLEWDEAQRLNFLNEELSSPRPLTHPDMELGPQAQAVLDAYREVSWYIKQYGPHGIGALIISMTRSLSDLLVVYLLARETGLTAQTEDGLVCRLPVVPLFETIDDLHNAPDILDDFLSHSLTQRSLAHLQEEQGTTEPVQQVMIGYSDSNKDGGIVSSLWNLYRGQDALASVGREHGVRVRFFHGRGGTISRGAGPTHRFINALPHSSLQGDLRLTEQGETIAQKYANRLNAAYHLELLIAGTTGATARQRHTRKKKHALESTLDDMAAKSRAAYQRLIHTDGFVPFFRKATPIDAIEASRIGSRPARRTGKQTIADLRAIPWVFSWSQARFYLSGWYGTGTALEWLQNEHPDAFETVKEQNFIWSPLHYIISNVATSLATANPEIMRQYAGLVEDHDLRRRVMTKVEDEYDRTRRMLECIYSGSLAEKRPNVQQFLNLRQEGLNRLHHQQVDLLREWRAGRGAENEDLLLKLLLTVNAIANGLGTTG
- a CDS encoding YybH family protein; translated protein: MRTFLIVMLCSLISVSTAFSQEADSSATNQHASITLPPEFDRVLRDYEQAWRNHDAQALAVLFTEDGFVLRPGHPPVRGREAIEEAYRESGGRLHLRALSYEESGSVAYIVGGYTSTPKWPDAGKFILTLERGPDGRWLIAADMDNGNR